A region of Kitasatospora herbaricolor DNA encodes the following proteins:
- a CDS encoding tetratricopeptide repeat protein has translation MTTHYDTRAEALTLQDMPRPVLELAITLSTATRIEPSLLRTMRLAVRPALDVGVESDLWFGPWVMRAGGEYMAFRPTLLAPLREKLVQELEMAAPTDPLLRCGEIISTAHRKIAPILDLEEKATWVAVRADAGRPVPDTTIDDLLAPALLAAQEHPERRPGLFRWLSGAWKRLPGAVRASFTLTSLITLLEDADLPSGASASGPQTRPWAQGPPTYVLPVRHDGAHITLGDPTWPATGIRIPDTQPLQVQVADTNSWNDDNEFISLRKGSILTVPVSHVPVYLRTSHGTVYRLGDASTGQESSTERAPDVLLGTAIAQLTDRDAMAHGVKPVPVSTSAPARLPTYVRRAVDAKLTAVLDPAQATNRLVIAEGEPGSGRTRALWEALRRSLPAWWLWSPPGSAGQGSLAAALENRPLGTPLVIWLDDLDTYLDAFDGELTAGALRRLLADTQRGPVLIAGTRNPAGPALREATARELLQAATTVTVPPAFSANELRRAFPQIETDPHLQHLLGAVILPKSEQIMLRGPHGRMTPRSAESTQTDGIWPGPYPMSALPPQPSVFTGHAPELDLVLEALTGPPADRQQQSSVVGIVGMPGIGKSTLALEAATWLRRLGYFPGGIIYARAGRRETDDTLTRCLVALGVASDSVPDEFAIDRAEIYRSLLAERTRQSGPVLVIVDDVIDPDSMTVLRPPDPASALLYTTRQRSPRIFQGRQIELGVLQPEQAVALLEDHLTRLWPHDNRVSDEPEAAREIAALCGYLPLALTIIADTLMRDRAISLSALAQELRHLGLTALDSSRSLRAAFDVSYERLTTAQARTLQEIAANPGPDLGTDAALFLLSPKYTHQHALAHLRALASAGLMNASAGRSGERWSIHPLVRQYAQQASKDDSEQRSSLLRLLEHYVHLLKQADALLRTQKPVHDSDQAENISWLETERANLLALAQEAHQQHLHQAVIDIATGLAEYLTTTRRFDELEQLAGLAVRAAESTGDRAALSGALNNLAIALYGTGRTEEALELFRRAASSHENTSRHHAQVVNNIGASLLNARRFDDALAAFDQAAAYYNDAPTSRALGQILGNRAHTLLQLHRYDEAIATYRDAAGIAGADESRRGELALVLTGLGSAYLESDRSSEAIETLHQAANVYQRLNDQQGLALALYSLGNAYRYAGRHSEAIVALETALDALPDPSDIQTRGGVLTSLASAFMEAERFEDATRYLDQAMEVHTRLDDPQQMANTLNNLGLARFEIGGTSDAVRYLQRAQELHQRSGNVAGQAEVLFNIGNLNTRSQQYEEALSALESALSLFRRTQDARGQAQTLNTLGIALLESGRVADAVPSLEESANLYTTLGDHQAAAQSLNNLGNTFSSLGNNQRAIQVLQQAVQMLTETADSHKRAQTLTNLAITQLRGGRTGQALATLIRAERLFVELGDEQNTRRIRAYRNAAVHRSR, from the coding sequence ATGACCACTCACTACGACACCCGGGCCGAAGCGCTCACACTCCAGGACATGCCCCGTCCCGTCCTCGAACTCGCCATCACCCTCAGCACGGCCACCCGCATCGAACCCTCACTACTGCGCACCATGCGCCTCGCGGTGCGGCCCGCACTCGACGTCGGCGTCGAATCAGACCTCTGGTTCGGCCCATGGGTCATGCGGGCCGGCGGCGAATACATGGCCTTCCGCCCCACGCTCCTGGCCCCGCTGCGCGAAAAGCTCGTCCAGGAGCTGGAGATGGCCGCCCCAACTGACCCCCTCCTGCGGTGCGGCGAGATCATCTCCACCGCACACCGCAAGATCGCCCCGATCCTCGACCTGGAAGAGAAGGCCACCTGGGTCGCCGTACGCGCCGACGCAGGCCGCCCCGTCCCGGACACCACCATCGATGACCTTCTGGCGCCGGCCCTGCTCGCCGCGCAGGAGCATCCCGAGCGACGCCCTGGCCTCTTCCGCTGGCTCAGCGGCGCATGGAAGCGCCTGCCCGGAGCCGTACGTGCCAGTTTCACGCTCACCTCGCTAATCACCCTGCTCGAGGACGCTGATCTACCCTCTGGCGCTTCCGCGAGCGGTCCGCAGACACGACCCTGGGCACAGGGACCGCCCACCTACGTCCTGCCGGTCCGGCACGACGGCGCTCACATCACTCTCGGCGACCCCACCTGGCCCGCCACCGGCATCCGCATCCCCGACACCCAGCCTCTGCAAGTGCAGGTCGCCGACACCAACTCCTGGAACGACGACAATGAATTCATCAGCCTGCGCAAGGGAAGCATCCTCACCGTCCCGGTCAGCCACGTCCCGGTCTACCTGCGCACATCACACGGAACGGTGTACAGACTCGGAGACGCGAGCACGGGACAGGAGTCCAGTACCGAACGAGCGCCTGATGTCCTGCTGGGAACAGCCATTGCACAACTGACCGACCGCGATGCCATGGCGCACGGGGTCAAGCCCGTCCCGGTCAGCACGTCAGCACCTGCCCGGCTGCCGACCTACGTTCGCCGGGCCGTGGACGCGAAGCTCACTGCCGTACTGGATCCCGCGCAAGCCACAAACAGGCTGGTCATCGCCGAAGGCGAACCCGGAAGCGGCCGCACTCGCGCCCTGTGGGAAGCGTTGCGACGCAGCCTGCCCGCCTGGTGGCTGTGGTCCCCCCCAGGCTCTGCAGGGCAGGGCAGTCTTGCCGCCGCCCTTGAGAACCGCCCCCTGGGCACTCCGTTGGTCATCTGGCTCGATGACCTCGACACCTATCTGGACGCCTTCGACGGCGAACTGACGGCCGGGGCCCTGCGCCGCCTTCTCGCCGACACCCAGCGCGGCCCGGTGTTGATTGCTGGGACACGAAACCCGGCGGGCCCAGCTCTCAGAGAGGCCACCGCGAGGGAGCTCCTCCAGGCGGCGACCACTGTGACGGTGCCGCCCGCGTTCTCCGCCAACGAGCTCCGCCGGGCCTTCCCGCAGATCGAAACGGACCCACACCTGCAGCACCTGCTCGGTGCAGTCATCCTCCCGAAGTCTGAGCAAATCATGCTGCGGGGCCCGCATGGCCGGATGACTCCGCGGAGCGCCGAAAGCACCCAAACCGACGGGATCTGGCCAGGGCCCTACCCGATGTCCGCTCTGCCACCACAGCCCAGTGTCTTCACCGGCCATGCACCGGAACTGGACTTGGTGCTGGAGGCTCTCACCGGGCCCCCGGCAGACAGGCAGCAGCAATCGTCAGTGGTGGGCATTGTCGGCATGCCCGGCATCGGCAAGAGCACCCTGGCCCTTGAGGCGGCCACCTGGCTCAGACGCCTGGGCTACTTCCCCGGAGGAATCATCTATGCCCGGGCAGGCCGCAGGGAAACCGATGACACGCTCACCCGCTGTCTCGTCGCCCTCGGCGTTGCGAGCGACAGTGTCCCCGACGAGTTCGCCATTGACCGAGCCGAGATCTACCGCTCGCTGCTCGCCGAACGGACCAGGCAATCAGGTCCAGTTCTTGTCATCGTCGACGACGTCATCGACCCTGACAGCATGACTGTCCTGAGGCCCCCGGACCCGGCCAGTGCGCTGCTCTACACCACCCGCCAGCGCTCCCCCAGGATCTTCCAGGGGCGACAGATTGAGCTCGGTGTCCTGCAGCCCGAGCAGGCTGTCGCTCTCCTTGAGGACCACCTGACCAGACTGTGGCCCCACGACAACAGGGTCAGCGATGAACCAGAGGCCGCCAGGGAAATCGCGGCCCTTTGCGGGTACCTGCCACTGGCACTGACCATCATCGCGGACACCCTCATGCGAGATCGCGCCATATCGCTCAGCGCCCTGGCCCAAGAACTACGTCATCTGGGACTAACCGCGCTGGACAGCAGCAGAAGTCTTCGGGCGGCCTTCGACGTGTCCTACGAACGTCTGACAACCGCACAGGCGAGGACTCTGCAAGAAATCGCCGCCAACCCCGGACCTGACCTAGGCACCGACGCGGCGCTGTTCCTGCTGAGCCCCAAGTACACCCACCAACACGCACTGGCCCACCTCCGGGCCCTGGCCTCGGCCGGGCTGATGAATGCGTCGGCTGGCCGCAGCGGCGAACGGTGGTCGATACACCCCTTGGTGAGGCAGTACGCCCAGCAGGCCAGCAAGGACGACTCCGAGCAGCGCAGCTCATTGCTCCGGCTGCTGGAGCACTACGTTCACCTCCTCAAGCAGGCGGACGCACTGCTAAGGACGCAGAAACCCGTCCATGACAGCGACCAGGCCGAGAACATCTCGTGGCTCGAGACGGAACGGGCGAACCTGCTGGCCCTGGCTCAGGAAGCACATCAGCAGCACCTGCATCAGGCGGTCATCGACATCGCCACAGGCCTCGCCGAGTACCTCACCACCACCCGGCGCTTCGATGAGCTCGAACAGCTCGCGGGGCTGGCCGTGAGGGCCGCGGAGTCCACAGGCGATCGCGCCGCCCTCTCCGGTGCCCTGAACAACCTCGCCATCGCGCTGTACGGGACTGGGCGCACCGAGGAAGCTCTCGAGCTGTTCCGCCGTGCGGCCTCCTCTCATGAGAACACCAGCCGGCACCACGCCCAAGTGGTCAACAACATCGGTGCCAGCCTGCTGAACGCCAGGCGCTTTGACGATGCTCTGGCTGCCTTCGACCAGGCCGCTGCCTACTACAACGATGCGCCGACCTCACGAGCCCTTGGCCAGATCCTCGGCAACCGCGCCCATACTCTCCTGCAGCTTCACCGCTACGACGAAGCCATCGCCACCTACCGTGACGCCGCAGGCATCGCCGGCGCCGACGAGTCCCGGCGCGGGGAACTCGCCCTCGTTCTCACCGGGCTCGGCAGCGCTTACTTGGAATCCGACCGATCCAGCGAAGCCATCGAGACTCTGCACCAGGCCGCCAACGTGTACCAGCGTCTCAATGACCAGCAGGGTCTCGCACTCGCCCTTTACAGCCTCGGCAATGCCTACCGGTACGCGGGCCGGCACTCCGAAGCCATCGTCGCCTTGGAGACTGCGCTCGATGCCCTGCCCGATCCAAGTGACATCCAGACACGCGGTGGAGTCCTCACCAGCCTTGCGTCAGCATTCATGGAAGCCGAACGCTTCGAGGATGCCACCCGCTACCTTGACCAGGCGATGGAAGTCCACACGCGGCTCGATGACCCCCAGCAAATGGCCAATACTCTCAACAATCTCGGCCTCGCCCGCTTCGAGATCGGAGGGACGAGCGACGCTGTCCGCTACCTGCAGCGCGCCCAGGAACTACATCAGCGCTCCGGCAACGTCGCTGGCCAAGCAGAAGTCCTGTTCAACATCGGCAACCTCAACACCCGCTCCCAGCAATACGAGGAAGCTCTCAGCGCACTGGAGAGTGCCCTCTCCCTGTTCCGGCGCACACAGGATGCCCGCGGGCAAGCTCAAACCCTCAACACCCTCGGCATCGCGCTCCTAGAAAGCGGCCGCGTCGCGGATGCCGTGCCATCGCTTGAGGAAAGCG
- a CDS encoding AAA family ATPase: protein MPNTGPEPFGTPDRRDGLVYVPSPEIELAVEVALATGRPLLLRGEPGSGKSSLAPWVARKRNWRYYEHVVTSHTRAKDLLWTFDSVRRLADAQALRTGRGRRTPAVDTSAYVVPGPLWWAFAPYSAADATSRSHAALASVPPLNEGRLKHGAVVLIDEIDKADPDVPNGLLVPLASNEFFVTDTGTHVSVESIADITDAGGHLIVITTNDERMLPQAFLRRCVIAELKHPETVDDLVAVAECHLNARLQTAEQADLDLAAAVAKELQDLRARLKNQGIRLPSTAEYLDALWACRALAITPGDPRWETLKGLTLIKRQQLQD, encoded by the coding sequence ATGCCCAACACCGGACCTGAGCCGTTCGGCACACCCGACCGGCGTGACGGACTCGTGTACGTCCCGTCCCCGGAGATCGAGCTGGCCGTCGAGGTCGCGCTGGCGACCGGCCGGCCGCTCCTGCTGCGAGGCGAACCGGGCTCCGGCAAGTCCTCACTGGCTCCCTGGGTGGCCCGCAAGCGCAATTGGCGCTACTACGAGCATGTCGTCACGTCCCACACCCGTGCCAAGGATCTGCTGTGGACCTTCGACAGCGTGCGACGTCTCGCAGACGCTCAGGCGCTACGGACTGGCCGGGGCCGGCGCACCCCGGCCGTCGACACGAGCGCCTACGTCGTGCCTGGCCCTCTGTGGTGGGCGTTCGCCCCGTATTCCGCCGCCGACGCCACCTCCCGCAGCCACGCCGCCCTTGCCTCGGTGCCGCCGCTCAATGAAGGCCGCCTCAAGCACGGTGCCGTTGTACTGATCGACGAGATCGACAAGGCAGACCCAGACGTGCCCAACGGCCTCCTGGTGCCCCTCGCCTCGAACGAGTTCTTCGTCACCGACACCGGCACCCACGTGAGCGTGGAATCCATCGCAGACATCACCGATGCGGGCGGCCATCTGATCGTGATCACCACCAATGACGAGCGGATGCTCCCCCAGGCATTCCTGCGCCGGTGCGTCATCGCCGAACTCAAGCACCCCGAAACCGTCGACGACCTGGTCGCCGTCGCCGAATGCCACCTCAATGCCCGACTCCAGACCGCAGAGCAGGCCGACCTCGACCTGGCAGCCGCCGTAGCCAAGGAACTGCAGGACCTGCGTGCCCGCCTCAAGAACCAAGGCATCCGCCTGCCGAGCACCGCTGAGTACCTGGACGCCCTCTGGGCCTGCCGTGCCCTGGCCATCACGCCCGGCGACCCACGCTGGGAGACACTCAAGGGCCTGACCCTGATCAAGCGGCAGCAGCTACAGGACTGA
- a CDS encoding toll/interleukin-1 receptor domain-containing protein has translation MKPRIFISHGAGRDPEVQHVLDILLPALRELGYDVFVDSERLRVGDDWNRQLYKEMYRCDAAVVLLGPNTVGMDSSGPSEWVRRESEVLVGRHKAGGLRAVFPGLVGNITTSVARRNGFGTVLSLQAAQVAGSQAEDIGSAPEVVAKRILAEIAPVMTMEAGSDSWARRIANFLLTARSVNEASYIAAAEAAGLSGDDLFHIQSKIGSETFLAQRLLSGELHPKLPDMIGELRPGLSSDNLRHLASEILPAWVDLEAARLLTGGAAGLIPAQGAEQDPVAGQPAAGRMVMPSSQVVVLDASQEWTADQYVQRSVRRKPGAYSLQAVPDEFPMDERTATEALEELCRMVLPQVFRMPPGFALSPAVVRSDPGVRNFLVLRAKGRTSNEIASVANALHRDYPWLTVITLTADSACTEKSLREAGSPSVVTVRPELTEAEELAAYQLKFRLDGVMTPGGVPVGCY, from the coding sequence ATGAAGCCACGGATTTTCATCAGCCATGGCGCTGGCAGAGATCCGGAGGTCCAGCACGTCTTGGACATCCTTCTCCCGGCGTTGAGAGAACTCGGCTACGACGTGTTTGTCGATTCGGAGCGCCTCAGGGTCGGTGACGACTGGAACAGGCAGCTGTACAAGGAGATGTACCGCTGCGATGCCGCGGTCGTCCTGCTCGGCCCGAACACCGTCGGTATGGACAGCAGCGGACCGTCGGAGTGGGTCCGCAGGGAATCCGAGGTCCTGGTGGGCCGGCACAAAGCCGGCGGACTGCGAGCCGTCTTCCCTGGCCTAGTGGGTAACATCACGACATCCGTCGCACGGCGGAATGGTTTCGGGACGGTCCTGTCGCTGCAGGCGGCGCAGGTGGCAGGAAGCCAGGCCGAGGACATCGGCTCTGCGCCGGAGGTCGTGGCCAAGCGCATCCTCGCAGAGATCGCCCCGGTCATGACGATGGAAGCCGGCTCCGACAGCTGGGCTAGGCGAATCGCCAACTTCCTTCTGACAGCACGGTCCGTCAACGAGGCCAGCTACATCGCGGCGGCTGAAGCTGCGGGCCTGTCGGGAGACGATCTGTTTCATATCCAGTCAAAGATCGGTTCCGAGACGTTCCTCGCCCAGCGGCTTCTGAGCGGGGAGCTTCACCCAAAACTGCCCGACATGATCGGGGAACTGCGGCCTGGGCTGAGCAGCGACAACCTCCGGCACCTCGCGAGCGAGATACTGCCGGCTTGGGTCGACCTCGAGGCCGCCCGCCTTTTGACCGGTGGTGCGGCGGGCCTCATTCCCGCCCAGGGAGCCGAGCAGGACCCTGTAGCGGGCCAGCCCGCTGCGGGCCGAATGGTGATGCCTTCAAGCCAGGTTGTTGTGCTGGATGCGTCGCAGGAATGGACAGCCGACCAGTACGTGCAGCGCTCCGTGCGGAGGAAACCCGGTGCGTACAGCTTGCAGGCGGTGCCGGATGAGTTCCCGATGGACGAGCGCACGGCTACGGAAGCGCTTGAGGAGCTGTGCCGGATGGTGCTGCCGCAGGTGTTCCGCATGCCGCCGGGCTTCGCCCTCAGCCCGGCCGTGGTCCGGTCCGATCCCGGCGTCCGCAATTTCCTGGTGCTGCGGGCCAAGGGCAGGACCAGCAACGAGATCGCCTCGGTGGCGAACGCCCTGCACCGGGACTATCCCTGGCTGACGGTGATCACCCTGACCGCTGACAGCGCCTGCACCGAGAAGTCCCTGCGGGAAGCTGGCTCCCCAAGTGTCGTGACGGTGCGGCCAGAGCTGACAGAGGCAGAAGAGCTGGCCGCCTACCAGCTCAAGTTCAGGCTCGATGGTGTCATGACGCCAGGTGGCGTCCCCGTCGGGTGCTACTGA
- a CDS encoding barstar family protein: MMTKPTLTERRSPWVVFISSADPWLASETASLVQRNGLVLRLDGREMRDPASVFRTFARELSFLGYFGHNWDALVDCLHDWHGPGHGNQDLAILIEHADDLLKSDFLGLFVSVLAQAAWNSNLRLDGDGELDEWRQRIAQHFVFLLDHTAPVAFTEAAARGMDVAVELSDGRLLATLTDVDWPGGDPASAPWTAGPLSFADEEILSGRNIEGIKLFRDHLGCSIHEALDILQSRSEYLRCEHSDG; encoded by the coding sequence ATGATGACGAAGCCCACCCTGACGGAACGCCGCTCCCCATGGGTCGTGTTCATCTCCTCGGCCGATCCATGGCTGGCGTCGGAAACGGCCTCGCTTGTGCAGCGAAACGGTCTGGTCCTGCGGCTGGACGGTCGGGAAATGCGGGATCCGGCGTCCGTCTTTCGCACCTTCGCCCGGGAGCTGTCGTTCCTCGGCTACTTCGGCCACAACTGGGATGCGCTCGTGGACTGCCTCCACGACTGGCACGGTCCCGGTCACGGGAACCAGGACCTCGCGATTCTGATCGAGCACGCGGACGACCTGCTGAAGTCGGACTTCCTCGGGCTGTTCGTATCGGTTCTCGCCCAGGCGGCCTGGAACTCCAACCTGCGCCTGGACGGCGACGGCGAGCTCGATGAGTGGCGGCAGCGTATAGCCCAGCACTTCGTCTTCCTCCTGGACCACACTGCACCCGTTGCCTTCACGGAGGCGGCGGCCCGCGGCATGGACGTGGCGGTGGAGCTCTCGGACGGCCGCCTGCTCGCTACTCTGACCGACGTCGACTGGCCCGGTGGGGATCCCGCGTCCGCTCCCTGGACGGCCGGGCCGCTCTCCTTCGCGGACGAGGAGATCCTCAGCGGCAGGAACATCGAGGGCATCAAGCTGTTCCGAGATCACCTCGGCTGCTCGATCCACGAGGCCCTGGACATCCTCCAGTCCCGCTCTGAGTACCTGCGCTGCGAACATTCGGACGGCTGA
- the ku gene encoding non-homologous end joining protein Ku: MARPIWSGILSFGLVSVPVSLYAATESHTVSFRQIQRGTSDRVRNKRVNERTGEEVAFGDIVKGFELAEGEYVVVEPDELDRISPGRSKTIEITGFVDLEQVEPIYFDTTYYLGPKGKEYGKVYTLLQRALERANRAGIAMFSMRGKEYLTAVRSENGILTAHTMHFADEVRDPHSEISTLPAAGSDTAEVSDRELAMAEQLVDMLAVEWKPEDYRDTFEEKVHELIAAKQAGQEVTAPEAAPTPSNVLDLMDILGRSLESAKTAGSGSAAKADDAKAAAAVGAKSAAAKAKSRAAGAGNKADAAAGRASAGHRPKDTGAKKSTSTRTMRPATSATGKKTGTAASRRKEDLSGLTKAELYKKATAAHLPHRSTMTRDQLQTALEKTGHGRHLRSAS; the protein is encoded by the coding sequence ATGGCGCGTCCGATCTGGAGCGGGATCCTGAGCTTCGGCCTGGTGTCGGTGCCGGTGTCGCTGTACGCGGCGACCGAGAGCCACACCGTCTCGTTCCGGCAGATCCAGCGCGGAACCTCCGACCGGGTGCGCAACAAGCGGGTGAACGAGCGTACCGGGGAGGAGGTCGCCTTCGGCGACATCGTGAAGGGCTTCGAGCTGGCCGAGGGCGAGTACGTCGTCGTCGAGCCGGACGAGCTGGACCGGATCTCCCCCGGGCGCTCGAAGACGATCGAGATCACCGGGTTCGTCGACCTGGAGCAGGTCGAGCCGATCTACTTCGACACCACCTACTACCTCGGGCCCAAGGGCAAGGAGTACGGCAAGGTCTACACCCTGCTGCAGCGCGCGCTGGAGCGGGCGAACCGGGCCGGGATCGCGATGTTCTCCATGCGCGGCAAGGAGTACCTCACCGCGGTCCGTTCCGAGAACGGCATCCTCACCGCCCACACCATGCACTTCGCCGACGAGGTCCGGGATCCCCACTCGGAGATCTCCACCCTCCCCGCGGCGGGCAGCGACACCGCCGAGGTCTCCGACCGGGAGCTGGCCATGGCCGAGCAGCTCGTCGACATGCTCGCCGTCGAGTGGAAGCCGGAGGACTACCGCGACACCTTCGAGGAGAAGGTGCACGAGCTGATCGCCGCCAAGCAGGCCGGCCAGGAGGTCACCGCCCCCGAGGCGGCGCCGACGCCGAGCAACGTGCTCGACCTGATGGACATCCTCGGCCGCAGCCTGGAGAGCGCCAAGACCGCCGGCAGCGGCAGTGCGGCCAAGGCCGACGATGCCAAGGCGGCCGCCGCGGTCGGCGCGAAGAGCGCGGCCGCGAAGGCGAAGAGCCGCGCGGCGGGAGCCGGGAACAAGGCCGACGCCGCGGCCGGCCGCGCCTCCGCCGGGCACCGGCCGAAAGACACCGGGGCCAAGAAGAGCACCTCAACCCGGACGATGCGGCCGGCGACCAGCGCCACCGGCAAGAAGACCGGCACCGCGGCCAGCCGCCGCAAGGAGGACCTGTCCGGGCTCACGAAGGCCGAGCTGTACAAGAAGGCCACCGCCGCCCACCTCCCCCACCGCTCCACCATGACCCGCGACCAACTCCAGACCGCCCTGGAGAAGACCGGCCACGGCCGGCACCTTCGCAGCGCCTCATGA